The Cytobacillus oceanisediminis genomic interval TGATACTCCATACGGTCTTGCAGCCGGTGTATTTTCACAAGACGGTGCCAAGGCTTTAAGGGTAATCAAAAAAATAAAAGCAGGAATTACGTGGATTAATGCATATAACCTTGCTTACAATGAAGCACCTTGGGGAGGCTACAAGCAGAGCGGGATTGGCCGGGGGTTAGGAACTTTTGGTTTGGATACGTTTACTGAGGTAAAACAAATCAACATTAATTTAGATGTTAAGCCAACACAATGGTTTAATGATTAAAAATAAGAAGTGAAAAATTTAGCTAAAAAGCGATTAAGCAACACACTATATTCTTAATATTTTGAAAAAGGAAAGGGGAAATACATTATGTTATGGGATTTTAATTTCAATCTTCCTACCTCTATCGAGTTTGGAAACGGGAAAGTAAAAAATATTGGAAAAAGGGCAAAAGAGCTAGGTGGAAAAAAAGCTCTTCTTATTACAGACAAAGGGCTGGCGCAAACGGGAATTTTGGAAAAAGTCACAAATTCATTAGAGCAAGAAGGTGTCCATTACATTGTCTTTGATGAACTTTCTCCGAATCCAAAAGATGTAGATTGCGAGAAAGCCTATCACCAGTTTAAAGATGAGGAAATAGATCTATTAATTGGTCTAGGCGGGGGAAGCTCCATGGATACAGCTAAAGCAATTGGTACACTTATAACGAATGAAGGGGAGTTAAGAGATCGTTACGGTGTAAATTTATTGGATCGAGAAATCCCCCCGCTTATTTGTATTCCTACAACATCAGGCACTGGTAGTGAGGTTACACGAGGTTCTGTCATTACGGATACAGTTACGAAACAGAAGATGGCTATACTAGATTTGAAAATCGCTCCAAAACTGGCACTTGTGGATCCTGAATTAACTTTAACGCTCCCTAAATCTATTACCGCTGCTACAGGAATGGATGCATTAACACATGCTATAGAAGCTTA includes:
- a CDS encoding iron-containing alcohol dehydrogenase, which encodes MLWDFNFNLPTSIEFGNGKVKNIGKRAKELGGKKALLITDKGLAQTGILEKVTNSLEQEGVHYIVFDELSPNPKDVDCEKAYHQFKDEEIDLLIGLGGGSSMDTAKAIGTLITNEGELRDRYGVNLLDREIPPLICIPTTSGTGSEVTRGSVITDTVTKQKMAILDLKIAPKLALVDPELTLTLPKSITAATGMDALTHAIEAYTCKVSQPISDALSLYAIELIAKYLPLAVENGNDLDARKNMLLASLVAGVAFDNTDLGAVHAMAEPLGGLYDTPHGVANSIFLPYVFEFNIPSNPEKHAIVATKLGANKEGKTTEELACEGVVLLKELAAKIGIPNLRDLGNVNPDDFPFLAEGAFEHLCTQVNSRELTKEDYLNLFQKTYEAKNISLIENV